The genomic window GGCATTGAGACTACCTTAGAGAAAGAAGTCCTACATTATGACTACTCTTCTTCATATTTTGATATATTTGTAAGtgttcttaaaaaaagaaaaaggagcagTAAAAGTATAGTTTTCCCATTCCTCCTTCCACAGATGTTTCCTAGTCCTTCCTTGAGTCTTGTGAAAGGGTTGATCTTTTCTTGATAATTTAAACCAGAAGGGCCAAGTTTCACCCATCTAGGGGTTGCCcaatcccgctctggcagcaggTTCATGGAGCCTGTAGATAGAAATGCTTAGGGCCAGTCTATTTGCATCTTTAGCTTTGGGGTGTGTGGAAAAGCAGATGGAAAACCTGGTCAAGAATGTGACTTTTATGTGACATAAGGTAGTTCATTAAGAGGACAAgacccacagccctgcactctAAAATCATTTTGCTTAAACCAACATTTTTGTCCTTCATTGAGCATAAGGTGGCTGCAATGAAGAGAGACTTGTGCCCAGGGTGgcctgcacagggcaggttTTTCAGAGTTCTGTGTTTCAACTCaaacagcaaaaagaaatgACACGATGATGCTCTCTTACTATGTATAAGTACCTTAGGCACATAAGAGGAAATCTATTGCATTAggaaatttctttctttaagcAAGTCTGTAGCTGCACAACCCAAgtaaaagctttttctttacAGTTCTTCTAAAGGGCAAGATTGTTAATTCTACCAGATCTTTGCCTTGCAGAGGTAACTTGGTTTGGTATCAGTCATTTTTACTGATGACCATATCCAGAATCTCTCTTTGAAACTGGTGTAAAACCCCATCCTTACTTCTACATTGGGCATTTGCTGTATCAAATGAACTTACATACTAGATTGAAAAATTTTATAAGCTGGCAAACTATGctccttctcccttttccaTTGTTTTGCTGGCAGGGTCTCCAGATATACCATGCTGCATAAGGCAAAAAATGTTATCTGTAACCATTGAAATTCCTTTATCCTGTAGGTGAACCAAGGGGTAAGAACATGTAATGCAAAATAATAACCTTTATTCCCTGGAAAGGGACTAGAACTTCAAATTTTGCAAaattgtttgtgggtttttacAGGATTTCCTCTGTTTCTATTACACATTTGCGTAAGATTAAATGGGTTTATCATACCTCTGGCCATGGCTGTCTTTgatttctcttcatttttaaGCATTTGTTTCACACTTTGTCTTCAACTTGTTCTAAAAGATGTGTTCAGAATTGAAAATCTACTGTCAAAAATAAATAGGGAAATTGAAGCTCGGAGTCCCTGATTCAGAGATCTCGTCTGTCTgctattgatttaattttctGGCCTACAAATACCATAACTTTCCTTTCTCTACTGCCAAATAGAATGATTTGCTATTGTGAGCGGCTACATAAAGAATAACAGATTGTTGCAGTGTTAATATTTCATGAAATGCTAGAAGTATAGTAGCACACTGCTAAGATCAGTGAGATGCACAGTGATGCTCAAGGTATCTGCTGGATTAACTGTATCCAGCTGTTAATCTGGATTAACATAACTGCTTAGATTCCAGTCAGGTAAAGTCATCATAAAGACACTTTGTATAGCTTTCTTATGTTTCTAACTTATTAGTGGAATGGCACATTTGAGCCTGTCTAGGCAGGTGGATGTTGCCATTTGCTTTACAAATGGGAAATCGCcttctatttctgttttatAAGGACACATTCAAATTTGTTTCTTGGTAACAGAACTTAGACTGTCCTGAGTTTCTTTGTAAGTAGTTAATATTTTAGGTGAGCTGAGAATGTTGTGGTTCTTCTGTGTTCTGAATTAACCAaccaatattttttcctctctctatAGCTACTGGCAGTCTTTCGGTTTAAGGTGTTAATACTTGCATATGCAATGTGCAGACTGCGCCATTGGTGGGCAATAGCTGTGAGTAGTGGCCAAGCATCATGGAGTTTTTCCTAGAATGGATCAAGCAGACAAAAATTTAGATGCCTCTTAACCCTTGTGTGTTAAGAATTGTCTTGATGGTATCTATATAAAAAATTGTTGCCCAGTAACCAATTAAAAACTTGTTTTCTGGAAGATTCTCTGCCTAAAGGCAAGAATTTAATAGAACAGTGGGTATGGTTGTTATTAGGTATCACGTTAATACAAATTGAAGGTTTATTTTTAATCCAGTATGGATAACTGCTTGTTACCTCTGAGACTTGCTAATCAATGTTGGAAATATATTTGAATTTGTAACAGTGAACCTCCTTAGAAAACAAGAATTGGCATTATTGTACCAGAGATCCAGTTGTCCATTACGTCCCACATTCTTTAAAAGGTTGTAGGTGCCACCCATTGAACACTAGCACCTGTACTGCTTCATGCTCCGATACAAAAGGTTGAATATGTATCCCTTCTTAAAAAAGAAGTTCTCAAGAGCTGTAGGCAACCACAGTGGATTGGAGCCAATATCTTTAATGCAGCTGTATGGTGTGGATgacaaaaaatgcaaaatttggTGAAAAATTCATGCTTCCATCAGTCAATACTATAGGTTGTAATAAAATAGGTCTATTGCTGGCTTAGTGCTTTGTAaaccagacttttttttttccccttacacTGTGATAGGTGCATGTAGAGCATATTCATGTGTAACTTTCTTCAAGTGAGTAGCATGCAGTTTGCTTAGTACTCTGAGACTAAATGCCATGATTTTTATAGATTGTGTTACTAGCATGGCACAGTCACATACAtagtggcagctgctgctctgattgTGCTTATATTTAAATGCATGCCTCTTAAAAGTCCTTGCTCTTAGTTGAGTAGCTTTAGAGTGTTTCTTAATCCTCCAACTTGATGCCTTTGTTTGTGAGGTGGTGAGAGTGAACCCACTCTCATAATTTTAGATACATAAAGCTTCACTGAAGGTTTTGCCAAAGCTTTGAATTTTAACATCCTGCCTGTGATTAACAGGAGTTGGTTCTGCTGTTATTTAAAGAATTGCTGGACCCAAATGCACTAGAAAATATAGAAGCCTTGCTTATGTGAACAGTACTTGTTCACTGCTTTttcagattttgggggtttttaagatatttttatcCAGCatgctgattttttaaaatatatcagaGAGTATCAAGTCttccaaaaagaaaatttcaaaataCCACTCACTTcatgaattaaaatatttattcaaatTTATTCCCACAAAgatgttttgttgttttaaatgGATATTTTGATTTGGATGGTAGTGAAAAGCATTTGGAACAAttgctgtttgcttttttcccaaATACATAAATAGTTGGTGGTTTTTTAAGGGACTTGATGAATTAAGTAGACTATCTTCATTATACAGTAAGATCCCAATTTACATACTCAGGCACTTTAGATTCTACACAAATGCTATGTGGAAATCAATGTTTGGAGGTGTATTTTGTATTAAAAGTTACCTTTTATAAGGTTATTTAAATAACACTTTAAGTTAATTGTATCATGCTTGTTACATTTTATTAATCTATGTGATCTTGCTGTTGTCAGTAAATATTTAGAGTTGTAACAAATAGGTAATGGCAGAAATAAGAAGCTAAATCCATTAATTAGTTTATCTCTTCTGTCTCTTTCAGTTTACAACAGCAGTGACCAGTGCCTTTTTATTAGCAAAAGTAATTATTTCACAGGTATATATTCTAATCAAATGTTTGTTTTACTTCATTTTCTTAAAAGCAAGATTCTTTGGAGTAACTTTtatgatttctttctttctagcTGTTCTCACAGGGTGCTTTTGGCTATGTGCTGCCCATCATATCATTCATACTTGCCTGGATTGAAACCTGGTTCCTGGACTTCAAAGTGTTACcacaagaagctgaagaagaAAATAGTAAGCTTGTGTTATTTCCCTTCAGTCACTGCAGTTGGCAACACTTGATCCCATGTTAACTGGCAAAAGAATGCTTCTTTCAGTTTCTCAAAATTTGAAGagctgtgaaaaaaattaaatcaaatggcatgattttttcctcttggaAAGGGGAACATATGCCGTCAAAGAAGTGAGGTGTTAATTAATTTAGGGAGGCAAAGTTAAAAGTCAGAAGGGCCAGATGAGCAGTTTTGTCAAGCACTTGggaatgtgttttattttgtatGCTTGAGGTATGAAAATTTAACTAAGTTGGGCTTgtaaaactttattttctggATAATGCATAAAGTGTCTGGCTCCTCTTTTAGGAAGAGTAGACACAATAACTGATTCAATGTCACTAACTCTTCTTTTGAGGTGGAAAGGGGAAAGCAAAGAAGTGTTGTGGAGAGTCTGTTTCATGCACAGGCAGAATGAGACCAGGACAAGTGTGACTTTCAACCTTTGAGATGAGGCACCAGGTCATCTGACACTCAATATATTCAACTAAATGGAGGAAATCCACTGTTTCAGTTGAAAGAGAATACTGCTTGAGTGGTGAGGGAGAGAAAGCTTGCAGATGCTTGTGAGTTTCAATAGCAGAAGAGTAATTATACACCCAACCTGTTATTTATGCATCATTACCTGAAATACAGTCTGAAATTCTGTTGGAAAGGCATGTTTATCTGTTAGGTAAATCAAAACCTTTACATGGGTATGGATGCCTCCATTTTTATGGGCTCTGAGTGCAGTCTTTCTGCTTTGATCCCTTCCCTCTTCTTTTTCACTGGTCTGAGAAAGAAGTTGGTTGAATGAGAATAGTAGGGTTtacctggagaaaaagaaacttaGAGTAACTTTTTTCTATCTTGTAAGGGGATGAGGAAATACAGCTTCATCACGGTGTTATCTAAATAAGATAAGAAATCTAACCAGTTTGGAGACTTGCATTTTTTCATATTGAATATTCACAGACAAAATATTCCATACATATACATGCAAATAGTTCATCAAGGTTGCAGAAACCGAATATGTTGAGACAGATGGGTGAAAGCAAGCCATTAGTGAAGGGTCATAGTggcaaagagagaaaataatttatttggttttgcaTGGCACCTTACTgatcattaaaaatatatttcagaagTTTTAGTTAGCCAGTAAATATTGATGAATTTACATATGGCAACCTAATCATGTAATCACACATAGTAGAAGGAAAATTTCCTTAATTCATGTGTGCAATATCTCTGTGTTGCTAGTGTGTGTCACCTTGGCTGCCAGCATTTAAATAGAACACATAAGTGTTAAATTAATTGTTGATGCTTTGTAAAAAGATATTTATTTAAAGAAGTAACTAGTTAGGAGTGCTAATATAATACATCAGTCTTCAAGATTCTTCATCAGTATTTGATCTTTAGGATTTTATGTGTTAGCATTGAGGAAttattttctgctattttttttctttttaggattTTTGATAGCACAGGATGCTTCAGAACGAGCAGCTCTTCTTCACCCAGGAGTCCTCTCTGACGGGCAGTTCTATTCTCCCCCTGAGTCTGTAGCAGGTAGTTACATTGGCTTAGTGACCCATGTTTCATATTCACTTTACACTCCTGCATATTTCATGCCCTTCaagaggggaagggggaaaatatatttttgtttttaaatgaaaatggtATTTATCATCCTAAAATACAAGATTCTTTTTTGTTCGGTAATTCAGTTTAGTTACTGTCTACCAGATGAGTTACAAGACATGTGAGTATAAGTCATGAGTCATATTCTAACTAAAAGCAAGGTAAGTCTGAAATAAAATGGCTCCAGAACTGAAAGGAGGCAGTTATTGTTTGCTTCTGCCatcagtgatccttgtgggtcccttccaacctgagatgttctgtgactctgtggtCTCTTATCTGCCAGCAATAGCATTTATGCAGCAATGCACAATTTAATCCAGCCTAAATTTGGAGCTTTATACTGTCTTAGGATAGACAATGAACCTGAAACTGCTATAAGGCAAACTGAAATTTCAATCAgagcttcttttcttttctcataacaaaaagaaaaaaagccttctCTCCATGGAAAGGTTCACCTGTCTGAGTAAATCAGTGGGTAATGTTAACTACATCTTAACTCTGCATATCATTTGCTTTGTCTAATTGAGATATGAGTTGATTAAatcaaaaataaatgtaaatccTGCAAGATTCAAGAACGTGTCTCAAGCATTTCAAGGAAATAAGTAATTTCTTAATGGATCAAATTAATTTGatcaaattaattaatttgagTTACCTGAGAATGCAGTGGGGAACCCCAACTCCTGTATCAGTCTTTTTCCCCTAAAATGTAAATGTAAGCCTCCTCTGCAAAGCTGTGCTGTATAATGCAATATAATTAAAATGATATCTGGCAGTGCTACAGGTAAGTTTGCCTCTCTTGCAGTATAGAGTTATACATGTTGgtgatatttttcattttaatgtatGTCTGGTTTCTCTCTGCTGAGCATCTTGGCTTAGTGAATGACTCCGAGCTCCATCTAGGGGTCACTGAGCATTAGTGTCGAGTATAACCAGTGATTCAAAGTGAAAATGGATTTTAGCTAAAACTGTGGGTCTGCTTTGAGGAATAATGGAAGTATTGTACTGGACTCAGCTGTTCAGCCtggggtttatggggttttttttagcaaCAGAATACACAGTGTGAGAGGAAGTGCAAGTGAAGCCAACATGTTTTTCTAGACATTGTGGCTGGGTCAGTGTTGCTTGTGCAGTGAGATGTGTTTCAGCATGCATGTATTGACTGTAGGTGTGCCATTACTTTCAGCTTGTCCAATGGGATTCAGTAACAGCTCAGGTCCTTCCTCCAGGTCTGCCCTGACTGCCAAGTATATTTTAACCACCCTTTATGGGTATGAGACACAAAAGAAGCAGTCAGATTAATATATTTGAACTAACACACACTGGTAGTAACAGAGTGGAATTGCTGGATAATGTAGAGTAAAAATAGCTCATGATTAAAATTCTTCTTcaaaaatctgcatttctttCTGAGAAGACAAACTATGGATTATTCTAAGAGAGCAATTTTTGGTCACATTGCCATACATATTGATTTGACAAATATTTAGAGATAAACCATCCCCTGTGATTGTGCAGCAGGGAATAAACCCTTCTGCTGATATGGCAAcgtattttaaaacaaatcttTGCTTTTAGGAGGTGGCATATAAAATAAGCTGTGTTGGAATTTTCAGCATATTTGtctctttttgtctttcttgGAGCGATACATGTCCAGGGACATGCCCTGGAGCCACTTCTTTATATAGGGCGACCCTTCATCTTTGACATTGGTTACTTGGTAACCAAGTCTATTCTGGAGGCTGCAAGTAGAAAATCAGCCTGGAAGGAGTAAATTTATTCAGTTTCTGTACCATTTGAACTTCAAAACACAGCTGATATGCTATTGCAAGAAATGAAAGTCATTCAGACtaatttgtcaaaaaaaaaaaagcttaacaCTTTTGTGTCTTTTAACTTCTCTCAACTGATCTACAGcattcttgttttccttttcaggtTCTGATGAAGACTCCGAAGAAAAACAAGACAGTGAAAAACCAATTGTATagcaaataagaaaaagcagGTAAGTTCCTTCGCGTAGAACCTGAATATTCCCGAAGATGTGCCTTTTCTTCCCAGTTCCTTTCCAAACAAATTAAATGGTGTGCTAACTCTTAAGAGTTCATAATTTTTGAAATCAGCCTGTCTCTCATAGCAGCCTTCAAGAAGGAAATCCTGCAAAGCTCTTGAGAGCCTAGAGTTGGGCtcctttgcatttattttttggCTCTCCTGGAAAGGACAGTGGTGGACCAGATGTGTAAAAGCTCATTTTTCTGGCAGCATAGAGATATACTTCTTTGGAGATGAAAGCACAAGAATGCTAGGAAGAGATTTTCTTTGGTTTAAATCTAGGACAAATATGCCTGAAGATTCATGGGCAAACCTGATTTGCTATTTCCTCTCCTGTTTAGTACTACAAATGGGTTACACTGGAGCAGCCTCATCTTAACATTTTTGTAGTGTACTTTGTTTAAATATGAGATTACTTCTTTATTTTGGAAATGACTTAATTTACTTCTGGAATTATTGTGCCCCATGCTTTCACTTCACCACTCACAGCAAAGCTTAGGCTGGGGGAGGTATTAAATGTTCTTGAGAAGTTGAAACTTCTGATTTGAAGCCTTCTAGTGCTCACCTGGAAGAGTGGATGACCTTTTCTTTTCAGCCTACCTGTTTACAGTATCTGTTTTCTTCACTCCCATCTTCATTCATCCTGACTTGTGTGATCTGTTGCAGAAAGAAAATCTCTGCAGGAAATTGTTGGGGTTTGGAAACTGGCAACAGAGTCTGTGGCTGActtgctggcagagctgctgacagCAGAGTTTACTTGTTAGAAAGTAAAGGGAACGGTTCCCATGTACTGTAATACCTCATGAAGATGTACCTTGTTGACATATGTATATTAGGTTGCCTCCCAGGTGGTATGAAAGTATTTGTCCacaatgtattttattattCAGTGATTCCTGAAGTTGATCTTCTAATGACTAGGTAATTACTGGAAAGTGTTGTCTTGTGTACCTAATCAAGAGACTGGTAATATAATGAAGTAAAACTTCTGTGGTGGAAGTATATTTAATAATTGTTGGGTCTCACTAGATAAAACTATTTTATGTTATTGCTGTTTGTCATTAgtttatgtttattttttttaattccatgcattttcttttttttaatggatatgttcactttctaaaataaaaatgttaaaacatGAGTAATGAATTATGATATTTCATTGCTTTGTCATTGAAAAAATCTACATTTACCATTCCTGCATATGTGGGGCAATAAGGACTCCAGTTTGCATAGATTTTATGCAAAATGTGTTATAGTACTGTTTGGGACTCCCTACGTGGTCTGTAGGGAGGCCATGTTAGTGTAGTGGCACATAACTTCTTTGGTGCATTGGCTTCAGTATGCTCTTCATAAAGTTCTCTTCTGTAACTGCTGAATGAAAATAGAAGCCAGGACCAAGTTTATCCCTTACATTGCTTCAGAATAGCAAAGATCTGTTTCAGAGGATGCAGGTAAGAATAAACtatgagaagaaagagaaattcaAACCGTGTCATTTAACAATGTTGGAATGTTCCCAACCAAGGATCTGGAGTATCTCTTATGAGGAGAGACTGCAGGAGGTGGGCCTGTGTTGAGTCTAGGGAAGACTCAAGAGGCAATCTCATTAATGCAGATAAATATCTCTAAGGCAGGTGccaagaggatggtgccagactcCTTTtggtggtgcccagcaacagGACATGGAGCAATGACTGTAACCTAAAACACCTAAAGTGTCACCTCAACAGGACGAAGAACCTTTTTACACTGAGAGTGGCAGAGCACTGAACAGCTACCTAGGGAGTTcatggagtctccctctctggagacattccaaccccacctggatgtgttcctgtgtcacctgctccacgtgaccctgccttggcaggagggttggaccagatgatttATAGATGTCCAGTCCAACCCTaaggattctgtgattaaaTTCAGCGAGAAAAACACATCTGAGATAGGAGGGCAAAGGTTCCATTAAATCTATGAACTTCATCTATGTGCACAACCCATGACTTTACCTGAACATCATCTTCATTCTGCAATATGAAATCGCTGTGCATATCTAAGAAATTCAACCTATTCTCAGAGCCTGCTTCCTCCTGCAGTTCAGTACTTGGAAAAAGGAATTAATCCAGAAACTGCAAAGCAGAACAAACCATATGCACTGGTGACAGAAAATCCTTGGGGTGAGGGGGTATTTTGTTGCACCAGACATGAATAGTGATGTTTGGCAGATGTCAGGTAAAGATTTTGCAAGCCTCTCCTAAATAAGCACCTTTCTTCCTGAGTGTATGGCTTGGATGCTCTGCATAGTGAGTTAACTGAGATGCCATGTTTTCATACATGGGTCATTTGCCAAGGAAGTTACTCCCTTTGGTGCATCCCCAAACAATTCCAGTTGCTGCCATGAGAAGCTGCATCTCCTGTAAATCTAAAATGCATGTTATAGTATAGAAAGGAATTAAAACACTCATTCTGGAATAATTTTGCCCACTCCTCTCAAACTTACCTGTAAAACCTCAAAGTTGACACAAAAACTATTATTCAGTCCTGCACTCCCTGGGCAGGatttctcctctcccagctaCATCTCTAGAACTTTCcaccagtctttccttaaaaaagCCGTTTGATTTTGATTCTAATACAGGTGAGGTTCATGTCAAGGCCCATGGTAATGGACTAAATTGCTTGGCATGACTGTGACAGCTTTGTGCTCTTTGTAATgtgttgggttttctttttgttgggCTTCAAAATGAGATTTAAGAAGTTTTGTTTCAAGAAGCAGGTTTGAATCAAggatttaaaaggaaaaatagccCAAGCAAGCTGTTAACCAAAGTAATACCATTACCTGCATGTCATGTATCTATGACAAGAATGTTTTGATTGATGGTTATTGCAATCTTAACTTCAAAATATACTTTGCAAGAAAgatttcctgcattttttatGCAAAGGAAGTACATCTCCCAAGCCCTATTCATTAAATTGGAGacaatgaatattatatgtgcaTGCTCATTTACTATCTGCCAGGATATTCCCATTTCTATTCTCTGACTCTTTGATTAAAAGGGAAGGGATTTCCCTTATTTCTGCAAGGGCCCTGAAATATTGCAAGACTAACACATGCAGTAACATGATTTTAACTGCTTTGCATGTACACTCCAATTGCAGGTACTGTCAAACAACCCTCATGCTTAAAACAAAGGAATGCAGGTACCCTAGTTTGATTTCCAGAGGCAAGTGAAGTTAAAGCATTCACATTTTAACTAAATTAAGCTCCATCTTCTTCCACAATCACTTAGCCCAGTATATTTTCTTCAACAGAAGTGTATGGTGTTAGTAGACTGGTTAATAgggaaactcagagtttaagTGGAGATTTTATTTTAGGGATTTTCATTGGGGTTAGACacagcaaaaattattttcttatacTTTGAtcaacagaaggaaaatagaTAATTTACTGACATGTTAGCAGTTTAGTAGGGTACTAAATCCCCTTTCTTTCCTCTATCAAGATTCCATCTTTAGCTTCTACTAAGTAAAAATGAATGGTGTCTATCTATAAAAACAGTCTTTAATAACTGCTTGCTCAACATCTTTCAAAAACTTTATACAGGTCAGGCAGGTTAGCAAGCTGCAAAATGTTGCCATCTTCTGCAAAGTGTTTAGGAGGTAAAAGATGAGTCCTAAAAGCTTTGTAAAGCACATGTTCCACTGTCCATTTCCATGTTGTTGAACCAGATTCAGATTCTTCGCtctgaaatacaggaaaacaaGGACAAACAAAATGAGGTTCTGTTTAACTAGAGGAGAGCATGCCTTAAAAACTTTACTATGTAAGACTACAGCAATTGTGAAATTCTGCTGGTATTAGAAAAGTTCATTCTATACAGTCAATTCTAAGCTCTGTAAAGTCACTTGAGAATGGGTGAGCTTAACTAATCCATTAGGCAGATACTTAGACACAATCAGGTTGTACTTGTAATTTACATGCATCCTTATTCTTCTACAGAAATACAgcatagaatagaatagaatatagCATGAAAAATACATTCCCAACTCAGAGGCCAAAGAGGCTTGTAATAATATTAAGTACACTGCAATGCCCAAATCTAAAAGGTTCCCTCAATACCtaaaatacttcagaaaatTTAAACCACATTCTTTCAGAATCTTGCCATACTGCTACTTGATTCAGTTCCCTGAAAGAGCTGGGATTAGAAGTCTACATCTAAAAGAGCAGAAGTATGTTGTTAGTTATCTGCTCACAGAAGTAGTTATGGTATGCTAGTACCTGAGAGTTTGTTGGATTGGATTCCTCTATTATATACTGCTTTCTGATGGAGTAGAACATGGCTAGTTCTTTACTCAGGCTTTCAAAACACTCCTTTTCTTCATCCCAGTTTAcctgttaaaataaaaaaaaaagtaattttatagAATCTGGGTAGCAGAGACTTAATAAAGGTATAGAATGAAAAAAGAGGGTAGGAATGCAGGCTTTTAAATCAAAATAGAGGCTTGGTCAGTCAGTAGTTATGAATACTAAGGCAAAGTATAACATAACTAATCAGTAACCACAGAACAGCATGTGGAACATGTAACAGTACATttaagctgcaccagaaactgaaaAGGCAGGCTGGAATTGCCTAAAGTAAAAAAAGTAATTGTGCATTAATAAAATCCTTGAGAGAATATACCTCTGTGGCCAAGCGCAGGATAAACATAGGCAGTCCTTCCAGTGGTGGGACATAGTTGTCTATCAGAAGTGGTAACCCAGTAAGATTTCCTTCCTGCAAGGCAATACTGCTGggtcagttaaaaaaaaagaaagaagttcTTTTTTGCAGTAAATGCACCAAAGCTCTTATGTATTTTAAGACTGATTCTTACCAAACTCAGTGAGCCTTACAAGTTTTTAAAGCCCTGTCAGCCAGGCAGACGCTGCATGAAGAAAGTTATTGGTGGTGTTTAATTTCACAAGGCATGAATTAAGCCACTCAGCTCAGGGAGTGGCTGAATTCAACCTTCTTCTCTAGCTTTAGGTTACACAGATACCACTTCCCAAGCAAATATCCAAATGAAGTGCCTGGGCTTGATGAAGCTGTTCACTTTTGTATAAAGTAAGGGATGCCTTAACCCACACAAAAAAAGACACATTGAGAGCACAgtggtgctgcagccctgtcTGACTTAAGAGCTGGATAAGATGCACACCTTGCTGGTTAAGAGATCCGCATTCTAGTTATAGAAGCAATGACTGAATTATGGATTGCCcggagaggctgtggagtcttcCTCattggagatattcaagaaccatctggacacaatcctaTGCCATGTGCTCCAGGATGACCCTGTCTGAGCAaggacccactgtggtccctgcCAATCCAACCCATTCTGTGACTTGGTAACTAATTAAATAGAAACTTTGTGTACCACCCTTCTTAAAGGTAGCATAAGTCCTGAGCATTTTAAATGAAAGGGTTATGCCACCTAAAACCTACTGGAACTAGTTCTTAGTGATGGTAAGCACTGCAA from Agelaius phoeniceus isolate bAgePho1 chromosome 1, bAgePho1.hap1, whole genome shotgun sequence includes these protein-coding regions:
- the STARD3NL gene encoding STARD3 N-terminal-like protein isoform X2; its protein translation is MIRVPADAENAHSSSVESCPSLRDVHSINPTQLMARIESYEGREKKGISDVRRTFCLFVTFDLLFITLLWIIELNVKGGIETTLEKEVLHYDYSSSYFDIFFTTAVTSAFLLAKVIISQLFSQGAFGYVLPIISFILAWIETWFLDFKVLPQEAEEENRFLIAQDASERAALLHPGVLSDGQFYSPPESVAGSDEDSEEKQDSEKPIV
- the STARD3NL gene encoding STARD3 N-terminal-like protein isoform X1, whose amino-acid sequence is MIRVPADAENAHSSSVESCPSLRDVHSINPTQLMARIESYEGREKKGISDVRRTFCLFVTFDLLFITLLWIIELNVKGGIETTLEKEVLHYDYSSSYFDIFLLAVFRFKVLILAYAMCRLRHWWAIAFTTAVTSAFLLAKVIISQLFSQGAFGYVLPIISFILAWIETWFLDFKVLPQEAEEENRFLIAQDASERAALLHPGVLSDGQFYSPPESVAGSDEDSEEKQDSEKPIV